Proteins encoded in a region of the Paenibacillus sp. W2I17 genome:
- a CDS encoding ThuA domain-containing protein, giving the protein MINVTIWNEFVHEKIHDEVREVYPDGLHRALADGLGGEGFAIRTATLDQPEHGLSDEVLNSTDVLIWWGHMAHDRVSDEISQKVAQRVLNGMGMIVLHSGHFSKPFKALMGTSCDLKWRVADEQEIVWCVNPSHPIADGIEGKIVLEKEEMYGEFFDIPVPDELVFVSNFQGGEVFRSGCTFRRGEGKIFYFRPGHETYPTYYKPEILRVISNAVKWAYPARSFKPEFGKSEPVRPFGGVLV; this is encoded by the coding sequence ATGATCAACGTCACCATTTGGAATGAATTTGTCCATGAGAAAATTCACGATGAAGTAAGGGAAGTCTACCCGGATGGTCTGCATCGAGCACTGGCTGACGGACTTGGCGGCGAAGGCTTTGCTATTCGTACAGCTACACTGGATCAGCCTGAACACGGATTAAGTGATGAAGTGCTGAATTCCACAGATGTGCTTATATGGTGGGGACATATGGCACATGATCGCGTAAGCGATGAGATCTCACAGAAGGTCGCGCAGCGAGTGCTGAACGGCATGGGGATGATTGTGCTCCATTCAGGTCATTTCTCCAAACCATTCAAAGCGCTGATGGGAACCAGCTGCGATCTGAAATGGCGTGTAGCTGACGAGCAGGAAATTGTATGGTGTGTTAACCCATCTCATCCGATTGCGGATGGCATCGAGGGCAAGATTGTATTGGAAAAAGAAGAGATGTACGGTGAATTCTTCGATATTCCAGTACCGGATGAACTGGTGTTTGTAAGTAACTTCCAGGGTGGGGAAGTATTCCGGAGTGGATGTACGTTCCGGCGTGGTGAAGGTAAAATCTTTTATTTCCGACCAGGTCATGAGACGTATCCGACCTATTACAAGCCGGAAATATTAAGAGTGATCAGCAACGCAGTGAAATGGGCATATCCTGCCCGCAGCTTTAAGCCGGAATTTGGCAAGAGTGAACCTGTAAGACCATTTGGTGGCGTGCTGGTCTAA
- a CDS encoding sugar phosphate isomerase/epimerase yields MKLGVFLVLFGGRKLEDALDYVASKGLKAVEIGTGGHPGNAHCKPDELLSNPTALKNFKNAVESRGLTISALSCHGNPLHPQKDIAKGFHDDFVKTVELAEKLEVPVVNTFSGCPGDHEDAKYPNWPVAPWPNDFQEILKWQWENKVIPYWTEWGKFAADRNVKVGLELHGGFSVHTPATLLRLREAAGEVIGANLDPSHMWWQGIDPVQAIHILGREGAIHHFHAKDTTIDPVNVNKHGVTDMQDYTNMLDRAWQFRSVGYGHDNKTWADIMSALRLVGYDYVVSIEHEDGLMSVEEGFSKAVQNLQQVLIEEPLGDMWWV; encoded by the coding sequence TTGAAACTCGGCGTATTTTTGGTACTATTCGGAGGACGTAAATTGGAGGATGCTCTTGATTATGTAGCATCAAAGGGATTAAAAGCAGTAGAGATCGGAACAGGCGGACATCCAGGAAATGCACATTGTAAGCCAGATGAGTTGTTAAGTAATCCTACAGCATTGAAAAACTTCAAAAATGCAGTGGAATCACGTGGTTTGACGATCAGTGCACTCAGCTGTCATGGTAACCCGCTACATCCGCAAAAGGATATTGCCAAAGGATTTCACGATGATTTTGTTAAAACGGTAGAACTGGCTGAGAAGCTGGAAGTACCTGTAGTGAATACATTCTCCGGTTGTCCGGGAGACCATGAGGATGCCAAATATCCGAACTGGCCTGTTGCACCCTGGCCGAATGATTTCCAGGAAATCCTGAAGTGGCAGTGGGAGAACAAAGTGATCCCTTACTGGACAGAGTGGGGTAAATTTGCAGCAGATCGTAACGTAAAAGTTGGATTGGAGCTGCACGGTGGATTCTCCGTTCATACTCCAGCAACGTTGCTGAGACTGCGTGAAGCAGCAGGTGAAGTGATCGGAGCCAATCTGGACCCAAGTCATATGTGGTGGCAAGGTATTGATCCGGTTCAGGCAATTCACATCCTGGGACGTGAAGGAGCCATCCATCACTTCCATGCAAAAGATACAACAATTGATCCGGTAAACGTGAACAAACACGGTGTAACGGATATGCAGGACTATACCAATATGCTGGATCGGGCTTGGCAGTTCCGCTCGGTCGGTTATGGACATGATAACAAGACATGGGCAGACATTATGAGTGCCTTGCGTCTGGTCGGATATGATTATGTAGTAAGTATTGAGCACGAAGACGGTCTGATGTCGGTTGAAGAAGGATTCTCTAAAGCCGTGCAAAATCTCCAGCAAGTATTGATCGAAGAACCGCTGGGCGATATGTGGTGGGTTTAG
- a CDS encoding helix-turn-helix domain-containing protein gives MCPRFETAFSFLGKRWNGLIIQTLMSGSKRFKDISNLIPSMSDKMLSERMKDLESEGILVRHVYPETPVRIEYELTDKGRALQPVMNQIQDWAEQWVD, from the coding sequence ATGTGTCCGCGTTTTGAGACGGCGTTTTCTTTTTTGGGCAAGCGCTGGAATGGTTTAATTATTCAAACGTTGATGAGTGGTTCGAAGCGATTCAAGGATATCTCCAATCTGATTCCATCCATGAGTGATAAGATGTTATCCGAACGGATGAAAGATCTGGAGAGTGAAGGTATTCTGGTTCGTCACGTCTATCCCGAGACGCCAGTTCGTATTGAATATGAACTGACGGATAAAGGTAGAGCGCTCCAGCCTGTCATGAATCAAATTCAAGACTGGGCTGAGCAGTGGGTTGACTAA
- a CDS encoding Gfo/Idh/MocA family protein, producing MEKMKAGIIGCGNISSIYLENLKNNPVIEVVAVADLIRERAQERADEFNIANVYNVDELLQNNEIELVLNLTVPGSHAMTDLAALEAGKHVYAEKPLAISLEDGRKVVELAEEKGLYVGSAPDTFLGSGIQTARKAIEDGLIGKPVAATSFFMGGGPEAWHPNPEFFYVAGGGPMFDMGPYYLTALITLLGPIRRISASAGIQIADRKIGSGPKEGTALQVETPTHLAGTIDFAEGAIATMITSFDIRGASDLPRIEIYGTEGTLSVPDPNYFNGEVKVRRYGQDTWETVKPVFESGQNERGIGVTEMVESIRAGREHKASGKLAYHVLEAMHSFQRSSLEGKHIHLESSYDSFAVTRTVQTEIETVESH from the coding sequence GGAGAAAATGAAAGCAGGCATCATCGGGTGTGGTAACATCAGTTCCATCTACTTGGAAAATCTCAAAAACAACCCGGTCATTGAAGTCGTGGCTGTTGCGGATTTGATTCGTGAACGCGCTCAGGAACGGGCAGATGAATTTAATATCGCAAACGTTTACAATGTAGATGAGTTGCTGCAAAATAACGAAATTGAACTTGTGTTGAACCTTACGGTTCCTGGCAGTCACGCCATGACCGATCTGGCTGCACTCGAAGCAGGCAAACATGTGTATGCCGAGAAGCCGCTGGCAATTTCTCTTGAGGATGGTCGCAAGGTTGTTGAGTTGGCTGAGGAAAAGGGATTGTATGTTGGTTCTGCACCGGATACCTTCCTTGGTTCAGGCATACAGACAGCTCGTAAAGCCATTGAGGATGGGCTGATTGGCAAGCCTGTTGCAGCGACTTCATTCTTCATGGGTGGAGGACCAGAAGCTTGGCATCCTAATCCGGAGTTCTTTTATGTCGCAGGTGGCGGACCGATGTTTGATATGGGACCTTACTACCTGACCGCTCTGATTACGCTGCTTGGACCGATACGCAGAATCAGCGCCTCGGCAGGGATACAGATTGCAGATCGCAAGATTGGCTCTGGGCCGAAGGAAGGTACAGCACTGCAAGTAGAGACGCCTACTCACTTGGCAGGAACCATTGATTTTGCAGAAGGTGCCATTGCAACCATGATCACCAGTTTCGATATTCGCGGAGCTTCGGATCTGCCACGTATTGAAATCTATGGTACAGAAGGTACGCTTAGTGTACCGGACCCCAATTATTTTAACGGGGAAGTGAAGGTTCGCAGATACGGTCAAGACACTTGGGAGACGGTCAAACCAGTCTTCGAAAGTGGACAAAACGAACGAGGCATCGGCGTAACGGAAATGGTTGAATCCATTCGTGCCGGACGGGAACACAAAGCCAGTGGCAAGCTTGCTTATCACGTACTGGAAGCCATGCATTCATTCCAGCGTTCTTCACTTGAAGGCAAGCACATCCATCTGGAGAGCAGCTATGATTCTTTTGCAGTAACTCGCACAGTTCAAACTGAGATTGAAACCGTGGAATCACACTAG